DNA sequence from the Xanthocytophaga agilis genome:
TGGTGAACTTTCGCAGCTTTCCCAACTTTATCCAATCGTATTTCAACAACATCCCCTCTTCTTCTGGTGAAGAATGCACTCTCCAGCAGCTGATTGTGTATCCTAATCCCACACAGGATATGGTAATTCTGCGTTCTGACTGTGGTATTGTGCCCAGATATGTAGACATACTGGACCGTCTGGGACGACTGGTAGACTCACAAACGCTTTACTCTACGGCTGTAAATCTGACTTCGCTGGCCAAAGGCATGTATGTGCTTCGGATTACGGATGCTCACAAAGGTCAGGTGTACCGAAAAGTGATTAAGCTGTGAGGGATAGCCAGGCTGATTCAATCATACCCGGTTTGTGTGTCATCTTTATTGTTTGAAAAGTCTCATTGAAAGAATGCTGTACTTGTGGCAGAAGAACAAGGCTACTGACCAGATTAGTAGTTTAGTGTAGTTCACCCATCAGTCGTTTTAGTTGATTGGGATAAAGTGAAATTTCTATCTCATTTGACTCAATCTTTTTACCATTAAGATCAAAAGTAATTTTGTATTTTACTTTCTCACTTCCTTTTTCCTGATGTATAGAGTTCACATTCAATACATACAACCCTCTAGGGCCAAGTTTTGACTTATAATAACTATTTCCACAACGGGATTTTTCATTGTCTCGGATTTTATACCATGTATTGTTGATTTTTATATAATCTGAAAAGTTATCTACAGTGGCATCCATCCTTGGAATATATATTGTAAAATCCAGAAAGTTAACCAGATACATACGGATATATGAAGCATATTTTCCATCATGTATGTTCCAGTCTTCAGGTATGTAGAGAGCAAACTTATTTGCCTGCTTTATATGTCTTGACACAATAGATACAGTATCACCTGACTTTTGTTCATTAAACCATACAGTAAGTCCAGCACCAAGAGAACCAGCCTCAGTTAATAATTTATGATTCCATTCTTCTAAGGTCAGTTTTTTTGCATTATAGTCCGCCCATAATGCATTCTCTTTTTCCCGCCAAGCAGATTGAGCAAATCCAGTAGAACAAAGTACCAGCAAGGCAGCTAGCCACAATACAAAAACTTTCATAGTATTTTGCTTTAGGAATTATATACTTAGCAACAGAATTACAATAAAATAGTGGCGTACACAAACGCTCTCAAGTATTTATAAACATCAGGCGAACCAATACCTGACAATCAATTAGTCGAAAAATAAACGCATTACCATATCCGAATTTACTTTTTGCTTTCTTATTGTAGCAGGCGTCCAACCTTTGATTCGAATTGCCTCCTCAATCTTGCTTTTAAAATAGGTTTCATATTTGTGGTTAGTCTTCATATCAAATACAAACCGATAACCTGTAATAGAGGCATTACCCGATTTTTCAACATATAAATATACATCAACAAAGGCAGGCGAATCGTTGTTTGCCCTTTTACTATAGCCTACCGGATAAATTAGACGTTGATCCAGATCATTTTGAAACCTTTCACTAAATTCATCTTCGTAAGAAGTCGTATCACTGGGATAATTGGGTCTGGTGTCACAGGATGCATAATACATGGTGTCATGGATATGGTTTTGAACATACAAACTATCCGAGACAGTCAATAAAGAGTCTATAAAGGTTTTGCCGAACTTTTGGTCAATTTGCTCCCTCATAAACCCACAATAACATCCGTCTGTCTGTCCTTCCATAACTACATCTGATACAAGTTCTGCTTGGTGATTTATCCCAAACAGGGTCAGCAAGGAATCCATCTCCTGATCGCTTCGCGAAGACTTCTTTACTAACATTCCTACAAAATGGCAGAAAGTAAGTTTACCCTTTCGAATATCTGCCTTTGCATTCCTGACTTCCTTCAGACAAGTACTGTCAGTTGAAGGAATGTTTTCAAATTGGCTTTGGGGTTTACTTGTTGAGTTACAGGAATAAAAGGCGACCAGACCAACAATCAGAAGGGGATAATAACGCATCTAGTGTATCAGGTTTTACTCTTAGATGCAAAAGCAGCAAGTTTCCATATGCATTGCCACTAAAAATTATTGCTAACAGAAAAGGACATTGTGGTGTAATTGCCCTGTCCGTTGTTACCCCAAAGATGAGTATGGATCTGAACCAATATAGGGACAAGTAGCAGATCGTCCCGACTCGGGTAGACTCTGTCTAAGTTCTTCCAATTCTATAGGGGCACACCTATGTTCCTACAGGATCGGATCAAACATCGATACTGACTTAGCAGCAACTAAAGCAGAATCGTTGATTACAATTATTACAAATCTTTCCTAAAGTGCTATACAAACCGAAAAGTATGTCCAATTATGGGTCGTTTACGTTATAATAGCATAAAAGTAAGTTTCACATTAGACACGCTTTAGTTTACACGCTTGTGTCATAAATAGAGAGTCAATGCCTACTTACATATGCAGTAGCCACCTTCATTTCAGTACGTGAAGAGGACTGTGCTATAGCTATCATTTTCTGATAGTATTGTTTTGCTTTTATTGCGTTACCATTCTTTGCTGTCGCTTCTGCAGCACTGTACAGACCATTGAATCTATTTGGCTGACGCTGAAGAGCAGATTCATACGCTTCGAGGGCATGAACCACATCACCTATCTGCATATACATGTCACCGAGTAGTTCGCGTGCTGGTATAATTGGACCAGGGCTAACAGGATGTTTTTCTGTAGCATCTTCCATCTCTGCTGCGGTAGTCATCAAGGCCAGTGCTTCCTTTTTCTGGCCCTCTGCCAGCTTTACCCAACCCTCACCCGCTTTTACCTGAATCTGTACCAGATTTGATTTGTATACCTCTTTTGCCTCCACTAGCTTTTCATAAGACTGTTTTAACTGTTGCAGGCTTTGCCGTGCGTTAACGAGGTCTTTTTCATGTACGGCACCTAGTAGCCGGGCAAAATCGGTATTGGAACGTTCCCAATAATAAGTGTCCCATGAAAACGTAGATGGAGTAAGTACAAGTGCCGCAGCCGCTTTCCAGTCCCGTCGTTCAACAACATAACGGGCAGGCACAGCTCCAAATGAAAATGCGTCTTTGGAACTCATAGGAAAAACTTCCTGAATGGTTTTAAAATATTCAAATTCCTTTCTGGCATTCACCTCGTCCCCCTTTTGCAGGTAAGCATACATGAGATAATCCAATCCGTGAAGTTCTTCATCCCAATGCCCTTTCATTCCTACATTTCCCGCATAACACTTTGCTGCATCCACCGACTTGCTATTGGATTCTATGGACTCATCCCATAAGCCTAACCTGGTAAATATGTGTGAAGGCATGTGTTGAGCATGCGCACTTGCAGGAGCAAGTGAGGCATACTCCCGTGCAGAGGTTAATGCCTGTTCTGCCAGCTGTGGGTAGTCATAGACATGAATGATGTAATGTGCCACACCAGGATGCATGGGATCTTTTGTCAGTACAGCATTGAGAATATCACCAGCCTGTTTCTGTTTGACAAAGGTTTTATCTTTCGGATCAGCAGCGGCTCGAATTGCCAAAGCATGAAAAATGGCAGCCTCCGTATCGTCTGGAAAATCAGCTGCAAGCTTTCCAGATGCTACTTCAAATTTTGCTACACGGGTTTTGTAATCCGTTTCTTTCCAGCCATCATAGATAGTGGCAATGGTCTCCAGGTATTTCGCCTCTCGTGAGGTAGCATCAGTGACAAGTGTACGTGCCAGCTTTATTACGTCTGCTCCTTTTTGTAGATCGGCCTCAGTAGGTGGTTCCCAGAGAGGATGAAAACTGCACATAGCAGCACCCCAGTAAGCCATAATACAATGAGGGTCTTTCTCTATAATACGCGCATATACTTTTTCAGACTCGGTGTATTCAAATGAGTGTAGCAGTGCCGTTGCCATGTTAAAATCCTCAGCTGTTTCAGGTGAGCAACCTGTTGCAAAACGAACTTTACCAAACTCATTTTTGCCGGAAAAGCAAAGGGCTATATCACCGCGTTTCAGATCCAGCGCCTCAAGCTCATTTTTGATTTTGTCGTTGGTCTGTTTTTGAGAACACGCACTAAGAAGTGCGATTACTATGGCTGAATAAATAATCTTCATCTTAGTAAAAATTACCAATGGAATACTACCAGACTTTACAGATGAATAGAAAGCAAGATATTCATGAAACAGTCGCTTATATGTTAGTAGCAAAAGAGTTGAAAGGATAACATATTCAGCTACAGAAAGATGATTCAATTTTCTACAAATCGGGCGATTAAATGACAGTAAAAACCAAAATAAAAATAACCTAGCAATTTAGCATTCGGTACATCGAATGTATATATTCCGACTACAGATAAATTCATATACCATTTAATATTTCGACAAAAGTGAAAGCATTACTAGTGAAGTCTTTACTTCTCTCTACCTCGATTCTTCTTATTACCACCACCTGTTATCACAAAGACATATACGATTTCTCTGAGTTATATAATGACAACTACGATAGCACAAAATATGAAAATCTAAATAAGTTTGACAGTGTAATGGGAACCAATTATAGCCTTCTAGAAGCAAAATATTGCATTAAGTGGATAGAGTTTGATGTAGAATGTATTTATGGGAACGAAGATTTAACAAAGTTAATAAAAGAGATGCTGGATCTGGGAGGATTTCAGTATCAACTGGTTAAAGAAAAACATGATGACTCTGAAAAGCAATACGTTTCTATATTTCAGATAGCAGGCAAAAACTATGAATTCAGAACCTCATCTGAGGGTGACTATATTGATCTAGAGATCATAATCCCTATACTGGAAAAAGTTACCAGAGATAACAATCCTGACTATGAATACAATATAAGCAATCTGGATGGAGGACAAGTTGCAAATTTAATTTTTGCAAAATCATCTGACTTACGCCAGGCTGTTGACGAAGGGTTTCCCTGTTCACTAGAAAGTGGTTACTGGCAATGGGACAAAGAATGGCAATGGGGCGTGTATTCAGATATTCAACTGAAACAGATCCCAGATTTTGAAGAGTTAAAGACTAACTATCATCAAACACTACAGGAGCTTTATAAACAAGGGTTTAATGTCCCTGACCTAACCATTAAAAGGATATATATAGATGACATCTTTAAGGGAAATCAAATTGATATTATGATTGATGGTGGTCCTCTATCAACCTCATCCAATGACATAGTGGGAAACAAAGTTCGTTGTTTTTGGGATAGCTGGGGTGTTCTGCTTGCCTATACACTTGTTAAATATTACAATGGTAAGCCAACTTTGTATGACAAAGAAGAGAAAGAGACCACTGTAGTAACTCAGCAGGAATATCAGATGATGGCAGAAAAAGCATTTGGCAAACGCTTGAAATAGAAAACAAAAGTTTTTTTTGATCCAAAATGATACTCAATAGAGCCTATGCCTTTTCAAAAGTATAGGCTCTGTTTTATTTTGATTACTTTTCAACTCGCTCTTTCTTCCCTCTTCTTCTGTCTACTCAAGTCCTTTTCGTTCCTGTGTTTTTTGATTCTACCAGGGACACGTAGCAGGTGCTGGAAAATATTCTTCGCTGAAAAACTTTCCGGTAGGTCCATCCTGACCGATCAACGCGTATTTAGCAATTCGTTGTCCTGCCTCTTGTGGCGTGCTTGTTCCTTGATAATTGGTAAAATCGGTTTGGGTATATCCGGGACACACTGCATTAACTTTAAATGGTGTATCACGAAGTTCGTAGGCCAGATTAATCGTGTACATATTCAGTGCAGACTTAGACGATTGATACATAGCATACCGGGTAGGATAATTGAGATTGTCAATATCGGCAGCGAGAGTCAGTGAAGCCATGCTGGTGCTCACATTCACAATGCGAGGCTCTGATGACTTTCTCAGCAGATCGATAAACGCCTGTGTTACCCTGATCACCCCAAATAGATTGGTCTCATATACAGCTTTGAACTGATCAGCGGGCGACTCAAGAGCCGACTGTGGAAGTACACCCGAAATACCCGCATTGTTAACCAATACATCCAGCACCTGTGTTTTTTCACCTATCCATCTACGGGCAGCACTGACAGATTCCGGATCGGTAACATCCAGTTGCACAGCTTCAATGTTGTTGATTCCGCTGGCTTTAAGCTTTTCTACTGCCGACAAGCCATTTTCCAGACTACGGCTCCCTACATACACAAAGAACCCGTTTTGAGCAAGTTGTCTCACAACTTCAAAGCCAATACCTTTGTTGGCTCCTGTTACTAATGCTGACTTCATCTTATAATTTGTTTTTAAAACCTGATGCAGCAAAAGTAGGCAGTACGCAACCAACCGGAATGGACAAATCTTCTTATTGACTGGACAAATCGCGCAGGTCAGCTAAAAAGGCACTCACGCTCTTGCCTGTGCTCTTTTTAAACAACCGCGAAAAGTAATCAGGGTCATTAAAGCCCAGTTCGTAAGCCAGTTCCTTTACTGAAAGAGACTCATACTGTAACTTTCGTTGCGCCTCCAGCATAAGTCGGTTGGTGATCCACTCCTTTGGTGAAACACCCGAAAACTCCTTCACAACGCCATACAAGCTGCTGGTAGTCATTGCCAGCTTTTCAGCGATGGTATGCACATCGTGTTGCTCGGTCAGGTGGGTTTCTACGGCAAGTTTAAAGGCAACATATTTTGATAGTTTAGGATTGGCAACCGTTTCAGGTGCACTCTGCTCAAAATAGGCGCTGTTAAACTCAGTTAACAAAACGTTCAGATGTGCCAGAATGATTTCAGAATTTCTGGGCTTACCAGAAGAATGAAGCAACTGAAATAGATTGGCAAAAACACCCTTTACCCGTTGCTGGGCATCCGGGTCAAAGGTAATCCGGTTTAGCTGTAACGGATTGACCAGAAATGGATACGAACGTGGAAGCAACGCCAGTGTACTTTCATCAAATCCGAGGTGAGAATAATGGTTGCTTGTATTGTGTGGTGAATTGATAAAAATCTGGTTGGGCAATCCAAAAACCATCTGACCATCAGACACTGCAATATCCTCGAGGTCTACTGTGTAGGTTGCAGAACCCTGATCCATAAACACAAAGTAATAAAACGCAAGCTTGTGTGGTTGAAGCAGCTTTTGCAATACATCTTCCGGCAGGTAAATTCTACAGTCTTCATTCACTGTAATCGACAATTTATCGTGGTGCTTGATCCTGTCGAGTAAACCTTTTGTCTCGTGCATATAGTATCATGTATTCCAGACAAAGATACAAAAATGAAGCAATTCTAAAGATACCCTCCTAGCAATAACAGCCAGACATTTCAAAGCATAATGTTGAGTGGAATGATTCCTTTTGAACAACTTTTCAGATAATCAGGAAAGCAATAATACTATCCAGACAGATGCTATAAAGTTCGGTATTTTAGATCTTGCTCAAAACTTTTAGGAAATGTTTCAGAGGGTACAAAACAAAAGGGTGCAAACGACCTACTGTCCTAACTCTTGCAAAACTTTATCTGTTAGTTTACTCGCATATTTGTTCATACTTAGGGTTAGTGTAGTAAATAAGGATTTATAAGACATGTCCTCAAAAATATAGCTTTTCCCATTTTTTAACTGAAAAACAAAAAAGGGAGGGGATGGCATAGGCAATGGGATAAATCCAGCAAACAAACGATTTGTTATACGGATTTCCTTAAACTCTTCACCTTCAATCAGTATCTTTCGCCGATATAAGCTTTCGACAATAATTTGATTTTTACTTATTGAAATATTATTGATTCTGGAACAGAACCAATTCATATACAGAAAGATCAGAAAAGTTCCTATAAACAGAAGTGTACTATATTCACTATTCACTAACAGAAAAAATATAAAGGAAGGCAAAGCAAGCAAAAAAGTGATAAAGAATATAACTACTTGTCTTATTTTTACGGCTTTAGACAATACCAACATACAATAATTAGTTATCTCTTGTGTGTAAATCATTATGACTCAAGGCACGGACCTGGCTTCTCAGTGTCCGTTGTTCGATACGATCCAGTTCGTTTTGTAATATATCTTTCATCAGGTATTCAGCCCAGATACCTGCATACCAGTTAAAAGGAGTATTGATATAAAACCGACTCGACAACAACAGACGGGTTCTTCCATCTGATAATGTTTCCAGTTCATAAACATCTTCCAAAATATCCAGGTGCTTCCCTCCTATCAGAATATGTTCATCCATCACGGTAGGAGGTATTTTGTGTGGGTCTGTTTTAATAGCTAAAACCAACTTTCGGGCAGGTTCATACTGAGAAATGGTTTCTTCAAAGTATAAGCCTTTCTCATAATACACCATTCGTTTTCCTTTAACAGCAGCTGTATCCAGTGTTGTCTTACTATGCCTAGGAAAGCCCATCAGGTTAGACATTGAGCCACCATAAGGCTCTGAAGGGAGAGTCTCATGTGAAGCAATAATCTGTTTCCAGACCTCCTTAGAAGTGGCATCCAGGCTAACTTCTCTCCGAATAGTCATTTCTTTGGGAACAAGAGACCTTTCTCCTTCGATAAAGCCCAGCAAAACCGGAACCATAAAAAGCAGAGATACCTGAAGGGATGTAGGTTTCTCCCAGTCACTCTTTTCTGCATTCTTTTGAGCTTGCTTCTTCTTAATTTCAAATGCAATCAGTCCACCAAATCCTGCCATAACAGCAAAAAAAGGAAAAATCATGATCCAGCAGATAGCACCCTCTATATTTAACGAGATGGTAACAACAAGCAAAATCAGACTAGTAACCCAGGGCATAAAAAAGGCAAAAGTTTTACTAGTGAGTTGTTTGACAGGCATTAGGTAAATGGTTACGAAACCAACAATAGCAGGAATTAGCGCCAGAAAAACAATGCCCATAATTTGCATAATCTCACTTAAGAAACCAAACAAAATGCGAATGGTTAATCCATATACAGAGGCCAATAAAACTGCCAGTCCGGGTTTCATAGTATTGAAAAAGTAAAAGTAGTTAAAGAAGTACTGGATTTCCGATAGTAACCAGAAGAATATCCTTTTTACAATTATAACGTATGGGCAAGGTGTCTCCAAGTCCCTTGCTAATCAGATACAAACTATTTTTCCGGCTAGCTTTCAGAAAGTTCCTTCTGTAAAACCATTTCCCCGGATACAACCCTTTTTCTGTTTCCCATAATACAACCTGACAACCATGCAGATGTCCTGCAAATACAAGATGATACTTATCTTGTATCTGGTCAGGATCTATCGGATGATGTACACACAAGATACGTATAGGGGTGTTTATGCTTACATTACCACTCACCTCATTTGTCACTTGCACTTTAAGACCATTCACCTCAATCTCGTATGACTTTCCTTCCAACCATATGATTCCCTGATCCTCTACCATTTTCTGTATGGCATTAATTCCAAAGAAATAATCATGATTTCCTGCAATAGCAAATACATGGGATCTTTGAGAAAGGAATGCAAGCAGCTTTTGAAAGTGTTTTATTCCACCTTTCGAATCAATATAATCACCTCCCAGTAAAACAACAGAAGGGTTCAATCTGTCGATACTAACTTCCAGATTGTCAATCAATGTACTACTATATCGGTTTACGTGCAAATCGGAAAGATACAGCACACTGAACCCTAGTTGATCCGGAAATGGATAAGATTCATAACGAACTTCATATTCATTTGTATAGCCGATCTCTAACATCGTTTTTGTACCAAAGCACTATTGACAAACAGCCAATATACCAGTTTTGAAAAGGTTTTCTAAGATTAAACAATCCTACCATCATAAAAAAAGCAATCTGCATAACGGTGATTATACATCGGACTATCCCAATACGATACGTAATACAGATGCTGGTTAGAACAGGCTTGGAAACACGATCTATCAGCAATGGAAATAAAAATAATAAGTGTACTTCAACAAAGTAGAAAATAAGAACAGCGAGAGGAAGTAATCCAATATGAATACGGGAAAGCAGAATACAGGATAAAAGGAAGCTACCCAGACATATACCATATTTGAGTAGCCCATACAACCCATACCGGATAGACTGGTCAAAAGGAAAAGTATTCGTAGGGGATAAGTCATTCATCCTGGCATGCATCCATTGGGCACCGTACTGAAATACATGAACCGAAACTCCCTGATGTACCTCAACAGGCTCATGATCAAACCATGCTTTACTTTTGTTGATCAATTCAGTGCCGTTCATTAGCAAAAAATAAAATGAAACCAGGACAGCCAGGCAATGCCATTGCCCAACACCAACATCCGGTGATAGATAGTTTCCAGCTTTCCACACCGTTTCCGATGAAACACAAATTCATCATAACAGATTGCCACTATGGTATAAATCAATACAACTAAAATAGGAATCAAAAATTGAGTAGGCTTTGCATGCATCATAGCCAGCCACATCAGTACAAACATT
Encoded proteins:
- a CDS encoding SDR family oxidoreductase, which encodes MKSALVTGANKGIGFEVVRQLAQNGFFVYVGSRSLENGLSAVEKLKASGINNIEAVQLDVTDPESVSAARRWIGEKTQVLDVLVNNAGISGVLPQSALESPADQFKAVYETNLFGVIRVTQAFIDLLRKSSEPRIVNVSTSMASLTLAADIDNLNYPTRYAMYQSSKSALNMYTINLAYELRDTPFKVNAVCPGYTQTDFTNYQGTSTPQEAGQRIAKYALIGQDGPTGKFFSEEYFPAPATCPW
- a CDS encoding AraC family transcriptional regulator; translation: MHETKGLLDRIKHHDKLSITVNEDCRIYLPEDVLQKLLQPHKLAFYYFVFMDQGSATYTVDLEDIAVSDGQMVFGLPNQIFINSPHNTSNHYSHLGFDESTLALLPRSYPFLVNPLQLNRITFDPDAQQRVKGVFANLFQLLHSSGKPRNSEIILAHLNVLLTEFNSAYFEQSAPETVANPKLSKYVAFKLAVETHLTEQHDVHTIAEKLAMTTSSLYGVVKEFSGVSPKEWITNRLMLEAQRKLQYESLSVKELAYELGFNDPDYFSRLFKKSTGKSVSAFLADLRDLSSQ
- a CDS encoding metallophosphoesterase yields the protein MLEIGYTNEYEVRYESYPFPDQLGFSVLYLSDLHVNRYSSTLIDNLEVSIDRLNPSVVLLGGDYIDSKGGIKHFQKLLAFLSQRSHVFAIAGNHDYFFGINAIQKMVEDQGIIWLEGKSYEIEVNGLKVQVTNEVSGNVSINTPIRILCVHHPIDPDQIQDKYHLVFAGHLHGCQVVLWETEKGLYPGKWFYRRNFLKASRKNSLYLISKGLGDTLPIRYNCKKDILLVTIGNPVLL